From the Methanobacterium sp. CWC-01 genome, the window CATATTCCTATTCACCGTAACTTTATAGATATACTAACTACAACTAACTTATATCAACTATTGATAAAAAGCATATATGTTTTACTTAAGGCTTATTCTCTTAATGTAACTAAAAAATAGGAGAGTTAAAGTAATGAGTAATGGCCAAGTCCCCAAAGATTACGATCATCATAAAGAAACCCAGTGGCAGGAAAAGTGGCAGAAGGACCAGCTCTACCGGTTCAACCCGGAGGAGTCCCGACCCCGCTACATAATCGACACCCCACCACCATATCCCACCGGCTCCATACACATGGGCCACGTCTTGAACTGGCTTTACATGGATTTAATCGCCCGTTATCAACGTATGAAGGGCTGTGAAGTTTTATTCCCACAGGGCTGGGATTGTCATGGTCTGCCCACCGAGGTTAAGGTGGAGGAGATCCACCACATCAAGAAGAACGACGTGCCCCGGGAAAAGTTCCGAGAGATGTGCATCGACCTCACCGGGGAGAACATCGCCGGTATGAAGGCCCAGATGATGCGCCTGGGATTTAGCCAGGACTGGAGCCGGGAGTACGTGACCATGACCCCGGAGTACCAGGCCAAGACCCAGCTCTCCTTTTTGAAGATGTACCACCAGGGCCTCATCTACCGGGCGGTGCACCCCGTGAACTGGTGCCCTCGCTGTGAAACGGCCATTGCCTTTGCTGAGGTGGAGTACCATGAAAACAGGACCCACCTGAACTACCTCACCTTCCCGGATGCAGAGGGTGGGGAGGGAGTGGAGATCGCCACCACCCGCCCCGAGTTACTGGCGGCCTGTGTGGCGGTGGTGGTGCACCCTGAGGATGAACGCTACCAGGACCTGACCGGTAAGACGGTACAGGTACCCCTCTTTAACCGGGAGGTGCGGATCATACAGGATGAGGAGGTGGACCCGGAGTTCGGTACCGGGGCGGTTATGATCTGTACCTTCGGGGATAAGACCGACGTGTCCTGGGTTAACCGTTACGACCTGGACATCATCGAGGCCCTGGATGAGAAGGGCCTCATGACCGAGGCCTGCGGGGACTACGCCGGCCTCCAGATCAAGGAGTGTAAGGAGAAGATCGTGGAGGACCTTAGAGAGGGTGGTCATCTCATCCGAAGGGAGGAGGTGGACCAGAACGTGGGCCAGTGCTGGCGCTGCAAAACCCCCATCGAGATCCTGGTCAAGAAGCAGTGGTTCGTGGCCGCCAACCAACTCTCCGGGGAGATCACCCAATCCGCGGAGGAGATTGACTGGACCCCGGAGCACATGAAGGTCAGACTCCTGAACTGGACCGGTAGCATGGACTGGGACTGGTGCATCAGCCGGCAGCGGATCTTCGCCACCCCCATCCCGGTGTGGTACTGCACCGCCTGTGGAGAGGTGACACTACCCCGGGAGGAGGACCTCCCAGTGGACCCCACCCAGAAACAACCAGTGGAGCCCTGCCAGTGCGGTTCCACCAGCTTCAGGGCCGAGGAGGATGTGCTGGACACCTGGATGGACAGCAGCCTCACCCCCCTGGTCATCGCGGGCTGGCCAGAACCCAGCTTCATGAGTTTATACCCCTCCAGCATCCGCCAGCAGGGACATGACATCATCCGTACCTGGGCCTTTTACACCATCATGCGCTGCCACGCCCTCACCGGAGAATCACCCTTCCAGGAGGCGGTGATCAACGGGATGGTCTTCGGGGATGATGGTCATAAGATGAGCAAATCCCGGGGCAACGTCATCGCCCCGGAGGAAGTCATAGAGGAGTACGGGGCCGATGCCCTGCGCCTGTGGGCCGCTAACAGCGTCCCCGGGTCCGACGTGCCCTTCGCCTGGAAGGATGTGCAGCACAGCTACAAGTTCC encodes:
- a CDS encoding valine--tRNA ligase, with the protein product MSNGQVPKDYDHHKETQWQEKWQKDQLYRFNPEESRPRYIIDTPPPYPTGSIHMGHVLNWLYMDLIARYQRMKGCEVLFPQGWDCHGLPTEVKVEEIHHIKKNDVPREKFREMCIDLTGENIAGMKAQMMRLGFSQDWSREYVTMTPEYQAKTQLSFLKMYHQGLIYRAVHPVNWCPRCETAIAFAEVEYHENRTHLNYLTFPDAEGGEGVEIATTRPELLAACVAVVVHPEDERYQDLTGKTVQVPLFNREVRIIQDEEVDPEFGTGAVMICTFGDKTDVSWVNRYDLDIIEALDEKGLMTEACGDYAGLQIKECKEKIVEDLREGGHLIRREEVDQNVGQCWRCKTPIEILVKKQWFVAANQLSGEITQSAEEIDWTPEHMKVRLLNWTGSMDWDWCISRQRIFATPIPVWYCTACGEVTLPREEDLPVDPTQKQPVEPCQCGSTSFRAEEDVLDTWMDSSLTPLVIAGWPEPSFMSLYPSSIRQQGHDIIRTWAFYTIMRCHALTGESPFQEAVINGMVFGDDGHKMSKSRGNVIAPEEVIEEYGADALRLWAANSVPGSDVPFAWKDVQHSYKFLRKFWNAFRFASMNLEGYTPTHTLPVLGLLDQWILSQLNRLVGEVTGAMDTYNFALARNRIQSFIWHQFCDDYIEAVKYRLYSPEKESREAALYTLYTVISTSLKLLAPFTPHFSEEIHQYLSQGSVHLERWPDILGELIDLEAERRAQMGIQIIGELRRFKSAQGLPLNTPLAAVTIYTPEDEVKNDLTASYQDIEGTIRIKDLQVEVGRPEVQEVVVEVTPRMDRVGPHFKRDAPTIVAYLQNQDPQELGETLQREGQLMVEELIITPEFLQTRKEVVGKTGEKVDIIQVEELDLVVEIQV